Proteins encoded in a region of the Acidobacteriota bacterium genome:
- a CDS encoding ATP-grasp domain-containing protein: MKKLRVLVLMHDYLVPPDDVTGRDVATAEWRTEYDVLTTLRDELRHDVHVLGVKDDLAGIRQAKDEFQPHIAFNLLEAFHEVGTFDQNVVSYLELLRLPYSGCNPRGMLLARDKALSKKLLQYHRVPVPDFATVPRGRKPRLPKRLTFPLIVKPLTQEASIGISQASVVEDADKLRQRVQFVHDSIGTDAIVEQYIEGRELYCGLIGDHRVQALPVWEMTFAKMPEDQHRIATERVKWSRKYQVKTGIETAEAKDLPAGAADRIQHISRRVFKVLELSGYARIDLRLDPAGRVHVLEANPNPQIARTEDFAESAKKAGLSYPDLLQRILQIGLRWEPGRAG; this comes from the coding sequence ATGAAGAAGCTGCGTGTCCTCGTCCTCATGCACGACTACCTCGTGCCGCCGGACGACGTGACCGGCCGCGACGTGGCGACGGCGGAATGGCGCACGGAGTACGACGTGCTCACGACGCTGCGCGACGAGCTGCGCCACGACGTGCACGTGCTCGGCGTCAAGGACGATCTCGCCGGCATCCGCCAGGCGAAGGACGAGTTCCAGCCGCACATCGCCTTCAACCTGCTGGAAGCCTTCCACGAGGTCGGCACGTTCGACCAGAACGTCGTCAGCTACCTGGAGCTGCTGCGCCTGCCGTACTCGGGCTGCAATCCGCGCGGGATGCTGCTCGCGCGCGACAAGGCGCTCTCGAAGAAGCTGCTCCAGTACCACCGCGTGCCCGTGCCCGACTTCGCGACCGTGCCGCGCGGGCGCAAACCGCGGCTGCCGAAGCGGCTGACGTTTCCGCTGATCGTCAAGCCGCTCACACAGGAAGCATCGATCGGCATCTCGCAGGCATCGGTCGTCGAGGACGCCGACAAGCTGCGGCAGCGCGTGCAGTTCGTGCACGACTCGATTGGCACCGACGCGATCGTCGAGCAGTACATCGAAGGCCGGGAGCTGTACTGCGGTCTCATCGGCGACCATCGCGTCCAGGCGCTGCCGGTCTGGGAGATGACGTTCGCGAAGATGCCGGAAGACCAGCATCGGATCGCGACCGAGCGCGTGAAGTGGAGCCGCAAGTATCAGGTCAAGACCGGCATCGAGACCGCGGAGGCGAAGGACCTCCCGGCCGGCGCAGCCGACCGCATCCAGCACATCTCGCGGCGCGTGTTCAAGGTGCTCGAGCTCAGCGGCTACGCCCGCATCGATCTGCGGCTCGATCCGGCCGGGCGCGTGCACGTGCTCGAAGCCAATCCGAACCCGCAGATCGCGAGAACGGAGGATTTCGCCGAGTCGGCGAAGAAAGCCGGCCTGTCGTACCCGGACCTGCTACAGCGCATTCTCCAGATCGGGTTGCGGTGGGAGCCCGGCCGCGCCGGATGA
- a CDS encoding PadR family transcriptional regulator — protein MAKDQSHTGARLEVLQGTLDLMVLQTLDSMGPQHGYGIARRIEQVSEDILRLNEGTVYAALMRLQHRRWISASWGTSENNRRAKFYAITSAGRRRLAQEVETWDRLATLIARLRRTTQA, from the coding sequence ATGGCCAAAGATCAATCGCACACCGGCGCGAGGCTCGAAGTGCTGCAAGGCACGCTCGACCTGATGGTGCTGCAGACGCTCGACAGCATGGGTCCGCAGCACGGCTACGGCATCGCCCGCCGTATCGAGCAGGTCAGCGAGGACATCCTGAGGCTGAACGAGGGCACGGTGTATGCCGCGCTGATGCGACTGCAGCATCGACGATGGATCTCGGCCAGTTGGGGAACCTCGGAAAACAACCGAAGGGCCAAGTTCTATGCGATCACGAGCGCCGGCAGGCGTCGGCTGGCGCAAGAGGTCGAGACGTGGGACCGGCTGGCCACATTGATCGCCCGCCTTCGCAGGACGACCCAGGCCTGA
- a CDS encoding ABC transporter permease, whose translation MRTRLRAAVSRLGFALARRRVDDDTRREIDAHLDLLVERYSRQGMSPDDAHRAARQQFGSAALVREDIHDMNSMGWVEQGLQDLRYAFRQLRSNPTFAGVAIATLGLGIGGVTAVFSVVQAVLLAPLPYEEPGQLLRFYQQEPDNPGTKDVLAGTHFTFLREHATAFEEVAAIANYRETGVDLFIDGRAERVQVLRVSSGYFSVLRSPPRLGRAFDREDETGAPRVVLSDALWQVHFGGDPGIVGRTIRMNGRPIEVAGIAAPGFDDPIAPDVAAWIPYALARDTDAENNSLTVIGRLRNGVTLEQARAELTTLATPMRERWPAASKSAIVATPLHEDLVTSAREPLRLVFAAVELVLLAACVNVANLALVRATGRVHEFAVRAALGSGRRRLVRQLLVESLVLASLGSVLGLALAAGGIRMLRATGRQALPRLDDVALNADVLLFAVATTLVTAVAFGIAPALRLAATSPVQGLRQQSRSTTGGRGIARLHSALAATQIALALTLLAGAGVLLASFQKLQRVDTGFRVDDVLTFEVNLPTVRYDDARRAAFQEELAHQLETIPGVTAAGGISRLPATGSYHPWNTRILTGPRTGALVDGSRFAMQQRVVSGDVFAALGIRVLAGRTFDARDDAGALATAVVSANFARAAFPERPLDAVPGQRISAGGRPALAIIGVVADVALDPYGAPTMVVYHAHRQFAGDRNWTLSQVIAADRSAEQMLGAVREVVARLDPELVVYRPAAMADVIGRGTSRERFALVLMGAFAVVALALAALGLYGVLAYSVRQRASEIGIRVALGATAMHVRALVLRQAAVVVTLGVAAGLAGALVLGRWLDALAFGITASDPRVLAASAGVLALVALIAAGVPAQRATRVEPRVAMQDSQ comes from the coding sequence ATGCGGACGCGGCTGCGAGCGGCCGTCTCGCGGCTCGGCTTCGCCCTCGCGCGACGCCGGGTCGACGACGACACGCGACGCGAAATCGACGCGCACCTGGACCTGCTCGTCGAACGCTATAGCCGGCAGGGCATGTCACCCGACGACGCGCACCGCGCGGCGCGACAGCAGTTCGGCAGCGCAGCCCTCGTACGAGAGGACATCCACGACATGAACAGCATGGGATGGGTTGAACAGGGCCTTCAGGATCTGCGCTACGCGTTCCGCCAGCTTCGCAGCAATCCCACGTTCGCCGGCGTCGCCATCGCGACGCTTGGCCTGGGCATTGGTGGCGTGACCGCCGTCTTCAGCGTCGTCCAGGCCGTGCTGCTGGCGCCGCTACCGTACGAAGAGCCGGGGCAACTCCTTCGCTTCTACCAGCAGGAGCCGGACAATCCCGGCACGAAGGACGTCCTCGCAGGGACGCACTTCACCTTTCTCCGCGAGCATGCGACGGCTTTCGAGGAGGTTGCCGCGATCGCGAACTATCGGGAGACCGGCGTGGACCTCTTCATCGACGGGCGCGCCGAGCGTGTGCAAGTCCTTCGTGTGTCGAGCGGCTACTTCAGCGTGCTCCGGTCGCCGCCGCGGCTCGGCCGTGCCTTCGATCGCGAAGATGAGACGGGTGCGCCGCGGGTGGTGCTCAGCGATGCGCTCTGGCAAGTGCACTTCGGAGGCGATCCCGGCATCGTCGGCCGGACGATCCGGATGAATGGCCGGCCGATCGAAGTGGCGGGTATCGCTGCGCCCGGTTTCGACGACCCCATCGCCCCGGACGTGGCGGCGTGGATCCCGTACGCCCTTGCCAGGGACACCGACGCGGAGAACAACTCGCTCACCGTCATCGGCCGGCTGCGTAACGGGGTGACGCTGGAGCAGGCGCGGGCGGAATTGACCACGCTGGCCACGCCGATGCGCGAGCGCTGGCCTGCCGCGAGCAAGAGCGCGATTGTCGCGACGCCGCTCCACGAAGATCTCGTGACGAGCGCTCGAGAGCCGTTACGCCTCGTGTTCGCGGCTGTCGAACTCGTTCTGCTCGCGGCATGCGTGAACGTCGCCAACCTCGCGCTCGTGCGCGCGACCGGTCGTGTGCACGAGTTCGCCGTGCGCGCCGCGCTCGGTTCCGGCCGGCGCCGACTCGTGCGCCAGCTCCTGGTCGAGAGTCTCGTGCTGGCGTCGCTCGGAAGCGTGCTCGGGCTGGCACTGGCGGCCGGCGGAATCCGCATGCTGCGGGCCACCGGGCGCCAGGCGCTGCCGCGACTCGACGACGTCGCGCTCAACGCCGACGTGCTGCTCTTCGCCGTCGCGACGACGCTCGTGACGGCAGTCGCCTTCGGGATCGCTCCGGCTCTCCGTCTGGCCGCGACCTCACCCGTCCAGGGGCTGCGCCAACAGTCGCGCTCCACCACGGGCGGACGTGGGATCGCGCGGCTGCACAGCGCGCTGGCCGCAACGCAGATTGCGCTGGCGCTGACGCTGCTCGCGGGTGCCGGTGTGCTCCTGGCGAGCTTCCAGAAACTGCAGCGAGTCGACACCGGGTTTCGCGTGGACGACGTGCTCACGTTCGAAGTGAACCTGCCGACGGTTCGGTACGACGACGCACGGCGCGCGGCGTTCCAGGAAGAACTGGCCCATCAGCTCGAGACGATTCCGGGCGTCACCGCGGCCGGTGGCATCTCCCGTCTTCCCGCCACCGGCAGCTATCATCCGTGGAACACGCGCATCCTCACGGGCCCGCGAACAGGGGCGTTGGTCGACGGAAGCCGCTTTGCGATGCAGCAGCGGGTCGTCAGCGGTGACGTCTTCGCCGCGTTGGGAATTCGCGTGCTGGCGGGACGCACCTTCGACGCGCGCGACGACGCGGGCGCGCTGGCGACGGCGGTCGTCAGTGCGAACTTCGCGCGCGCGGCGTTCCCCGAACGGCCGTTGGACGCCGTGCCCGGGCAGCGCATCTCCGCCGGCGGACGTCCGGCTCTCGCGATCATCGGCGTGGTCGCGGACGTCGCCCTCGATCCGTATGGCGCGCCGACGATGGTCGTGTATCACGCGCATCGCCAGTTCGCGGGCGACAGGAACTGGACGCTCAGCCAGGTGATCGCTGCCGATCGATCCGCCGAACAGATGCTGGGTGCCGTGCGTGAGGTCGTGGCCCGCCTCGATCCAGAGCTGGTGGTGTACCGGCCTGCAGCAATGGCCGACGTCATCGGCCGCGGCACGAGCCGCGAGCGTTTCGCGCTCGTGCTGATGGGCGCATTCGCCGTCGTCGCGCTGGCACTCGCGGCGCTTGGCCTCTACGGCGTGCTCGCCTATTCGGTGCGGCAGCGTGCGTCGGAAATCGGTATCCGAGTCGCGCTGGGGGCGACGGCCATGCACGTGCGCGCGCTGGTGCTCCGCCAGGCCGCGGTGGTCGTCACGCTCGGCGTCGCCGCCGGACTCGCTGGCGCGCTCGTGCTCGGACGCTGGCTCGATGCCCTGGCGTTCGGCATCACGGCGTCCGATCCGCGCGTGCTTGCCGCGAGCGCCGGTGTCCTGGCACTCGTGGCGTTGATTGCCGCGGGCGTGCCGGCGCAGCGCGCAACCCGGGTCGAGCCTCGCGTGGCCATGCAGGATTCCCAGTGA
- a CDS encoding type II toxin-antitoxin system VapC family toxin, which translates to MYLVDTDVISDARRRARANPGVRRFFRSAATQGIPLFLSAVTIGELRQGVEAVRHRGDVAQATRLSRWLGTVTRDYADAILPFDEEIAQIWGRLRVPHAENPLDKQIAATALIYGLTVVTRNVFHYEPTGVAVLNPFT; encoded by the coding sequence ATGTACCTCGTCGACACTGACGTCATCAGCGACGCGCGAAGGCGCGCACGCGCCAACCCTGGTGTCCGTCGATTCTTTCGGAGTGCTGCGACGCAGGGCATCCCGCTGTTCCTGTCGGCGGTCACGATTGGCGAATTGCGCCAGGGCGTCGAGGCCGTGCGCCATCGTGGCGACGTCGCGCAGGCGACGCGCCTGTCCCGTTGGCTCGGTACCGTCACGAGGGACTACGCTGACGCGATCCTTCCCTTCGATGAAGAGATCGCCCAGATATGGGGACGACTGCGGGTTCCGCATGCGGAGAACCCGCTCGACAAGCAGATAGCGGCGACTGCATTGATCTACGGCCTCACGGTGGTCACCCGCAACGTGTTTCACTACGAGCCTACCGGAGTAGCCGTCCTGAACCCGTTCACCTGA
- a CDS encoding DNA-binding protein → MAQLMVRNVEDAVVRELKRRAARRNHSAEQEHRQILEQALLHPRRRSLAEVLAAMPDVGEDADFERHQIDRRV, encoded by the coding sequence GTGGCTCAACTCATGGTCCGGAACGTGGAAGACGCCGTCGTGCGGGAGCTCAAGAGGCGCGCCGCCCGGCGCAATCACAGCGCCGAGCAAGAGCACCGGCAAATCCTCGAACAAGCATTGTTGCACCCCAGGCGCCGTTCGCTGGCCGAAGTGCTCGCGGCGATGCCCGACGTCGGCGAGGACGCCGACTTCGAGCGCCATCAGATCGACCGGCGGGTGTGA
- a CDS encoding carboxypeptidase regulatory-like domain-containing protein, with amino-acid sequence MRITLRAPRRLAAALVAAGLAACGTAAPDTSAPAAVPGRTVDAATAGSIAGTIRFEGAPPPREPIRMGSDPACAEQAGPSPQSDAVLVSADGGLQNVFVYIKDGLDPGYRFETPATPVVLDQQGCRYRPRVLGIRVHQPLELANGDLTFHNVHALPKTNAEFNHGLNTRGDRMTHTFDAPEVMVRFKCDVHGWMAAYMGVMAHPFFAVTGADGSFSLQGVPPGTYTVEAWHERFGTRTATVTVAERQAQTIALAFAAR; translated from the coding sequence ATGCGAATCACGTTGCGGGCGCCGCGTCGTCTCGCCGCGGCGCTCGTCGCCGCCGGCCTCGCCGCGTGCGGCACCGCCGCGCCCGACACGTCCGCTCCGGCGGCTGTCCCCGGCCGGACCGTTGACGCGGCCACCGCGGGCTCGATCGCCGGAACCATTCGCTTCGAAGGTGCGCCGCCGCCGCGCGAACCGATCCGCATGGGCAGCGATCCGGCCTGCGCCGAGCAGGCAGGCCCGAGTCCACAGAGCGATGCCGTGCTGGTGTCCGCCGACGGCGGCCTGCAGAACGTGTTCGTCTACATCAAGGACGGCCTCGATCCCGGTTACCGCTTCGAGACGCCGGCCACGCCCGTCGTGCTCGATCAGCAGGGGTGCCGCTATCGGCCGCGCGTGCTCGGCATCCGCGTGCACCAGCCGCTCGAGCTCGCCAACGGCGACCTGACGTTCCACAACGTCCACGCGCTGCCGAAGACGAATGCCGAGTTCAACCACGGGCTCAACACGCGGGGCGATCGCATGACGCACACGTTCGACGCGCCTGAAGTGATGGTGCGGTTCAAGTGCGACGTGCACGGCTGGATGGCGGCCTACATGGGCGTGATGGCCCACCCCTTCTTCGCGGTCACCGGCGCGGACGGCTCGTTCTCGCTGCAGGGCGTACCGCCCGGCACTTACACGGTCGAAGCCTGGCACGAGCGGTTCGGCACGAGGACGGCCACCGTCACGGTCGCCGAGCGCCAGGCCCAGACGATCGCGCTGGCTTTCGCCGCGCGCTGA
- the cyoE gene encoding protoheme IX farnesyltransferase has protein sequence MTIVKTDATTLDKPAALAAPSKLSDILVLAKVRLNALVVLTSAGGFYMAGGEGAGALSIATIGTALVACGAAAMNQVAERDTDRLMARTRNRPLAAGRMTAREGQAIGAALAGTGALMLWFGANPLAAAVAVATLLIYVAIYTPMKRWTSLSTVVGAVPGALPPIIGWAAARDSIAGVAPWSLFLIMFCWQMPHFLAIAWMFRDDYARAGMPMLAVIDRDGGLTGRQAALWAGTLVPVSLLPFLFGAARMPYALAALALGAAHLAPAVGFAIRRSPARARRLFYASIVYLPLLWATLAIARP, from the coding sequence GTGACGATCGTGAAGACCGACGCCACGACGCTCGACAAGCCCGCCGCCCTGGCCGCGCCGTCGAAGCTCAGCGACATCCTCGTTCTCGCCAAGGTCCGGCTGAACGCGCTCGTCGTGCTGACGAGCGCGGGCGGGTTCTACATGGCCGGCGGCGAGGGCGCCGGCGCATTGAGCATCGCCACGATCGGCACGGCGCTCGTCGCCTGCGGGGCGGCCGCCATGAACCAGGTGGCCGAGCGCGACACCGACCGGCTGATGGCGCGCACGCGAAACCGCCCTCTCGCCGCCGGGCGCATGACCGCGCGCGAGGGTCAGGCAATCGGCGCGGCGCTCGCGGGCACCGGCGCGCTCATGCTCTGGTTCGGCGCCAACCCGTTGGCCGCGGCGGTCGCGGTCGCGACGCTCCTGATCTACGTCGCCATCTACACGCCGATGAAACGCTGGACGTCGCTCTCCACCGTCGTCGGCGCCGTGCCGGGCGCGCTGCCGCCCATCATCGGGTGGGCCGCCGCGCGCGACTCGATCGCGGGTGTGGCGCCGTGGTCGCTGTTCCTGATCATGTTCTGCTGGCAGATGCCGCACTTTCTGGCGATCGCCTGGATGTTCCGCGACGACTACGCGCGAGCCGGCATGCCGATGCTGGCCGTCATCGACCGGGATGGCGGGCTGACGGGGCGGCAGGCCGCGCTCTGGGCCGGCACGCTGGTCCCCGTGAGCCTGCTGCCCTTCCTCTTCGGCGCGGCGCGCATGCCGTACGCCCTCGCCGCCCTCGCGCTCGGCGCGGCGCACCTCGCGCCCGCGGTCGGCTTCGCCATCCGCCGCTCGCCCGCCCGCGCGCGGCGCTTGTTCTACGCGTCGATCGTGTACCTGCCGCTGCTCTGGGCCACGCTCGCGATCGCCCGCCCATGA
- a CDS encoding DUF420 domain-containing protein, translating to MSASDLPTLNALLNGASAVLLACGYYCIRTGRVDLHRRLMLAAFTTSILFLTSYVAYHAQIGSRPFPGTGIARTIYLAILVPHVVLAAVVLPMSLITLRRGLTRRDDAHRRIARVTLPIWLFVSVSGVAVYWMLYRWY from the coding sequence ATGAGCGCGTCGGACCTGCCCACGCTCAACGCGCTGCTGAACGGCGCGTCGGCCGTGCTGCTCGCCTGCGGGTACTACTGCATCCGCACCGGCCGGGTCGATCTCCATCGCCGGCTGATGCTCGCGGCGTTCACGACGTCGATCCTCTTCCTCACCTCGTACGTCGCCTACCACGCGCAGATCGGATCGAGGCCGTTTCCCGGCACCGGGATCGCCAGGACGATCTATCTCGCGATCCTCGTGCCGCACGTCGTGCTGGCAGCCGTGGTGCTGCCGATGTCCTTGATCACGCTGCGGCGAGGCCTCACGAGACGGGATGACGCTCACCGCCGGATCGCCAGAGTCACGCTGCCGATCTGGCTCTTCGTCTCCGTCAGCGGCGTGGCCGTGTATTGGATGCTCTACCGGTGGTACTGA
- a CDS encoding metal-sensitive transcriptional regulator, with product MSAAEWKCKAARLLLRCTGAAGVASPRATRQPERSDVELREAPQPDESGLNQQALLTRLNRVEGQIRGIRRMLQEPRPCVEVLQQLAAAEAALNRISLAIFRHHVDHCIADALEKGEPERRKQMNELVDIFDRFAK from the coding sequence GTGAGTGCGGCGGAATGGAAGTGCAAGGCGGCGCGACTTCTCCTACGCTGTACCGGGGCGGCTGGTGTCGCAAGCCCGCGCGCGACGCGGCAGCCCGAAAGGAGCGACGTGGAACTCAGGGAAGCACCCCAGCCGGACGAGAGCGGCCTCAATCAACAGGCCCTGCTCACGCGTCTCAACCGGGTGGAAGGGCAAATCAGGGGCATTCGCCGGATGCTGCAAGAGCCGCGTCCGTGCGTGGAAGTACTCCAGCAACTGGCCGCCGCCGAGGCGGCCTTGAATCGCATCAGCCTGGCGATCTTCAGGCACCACGTCGATCACTGCATCGCGGACGCGCTCGAGAAGGGCGAGCCGGAGCGCCGCAAGCAGATGAACGAGCTCGTCGACATCTTCGATCGTTTCGCCAAGTAG
- a CDS encoding alpha/beta hydrolase yields the protein MSVRVFGSGSPIVLVPGIQGRWEWMAPAVRALAEQHRVHTFSLGDVQGAGLFDRWAALIDRAVGTDATPVSIAGVSFGGLVALYYAATRPDRVRRLVLASTPSPRWQIDRRSLGYVRRPRLSMPLFAARGAARLHHEVRRALPSPGRRARFAATHLGRALRYPVSPAHMADCVRAWTSTDLAACCGRITAPTLVITGEPALDLVVPVSSSLDYLELLPEVRHVTLERTGHLGLVLRPRDFAALVTDFVDDGTRQARQDSTGRPRERCT from the coding sequence GTGAGCGTGCGGGTCTTCGGCAGCGGATCGCCGATCGTCCTGGTGCCTGGCATCCAGGGCCGGTGGGAATGGATGGCGCCGGCGGTCCGCGCGCTGGCCGAGCAGCATCGCGTGCACACCTTCTCGCTCGGCGACGTGCAGGGCGCCGGCCTGTTCGATCGTTGGGCCGCGCTCATCGACCGCGCCGTGGGCACTGACGCCACTCCCGTGAGCATCGCAGGCGTCTCCTTCGGCGGTCTCGTCGCGCTCTACTACGCAGCCACGCGGCCCGATCGCGTGCGCCGGCTGGTCCTGGCCTCCACGCCGTCGCCACGGTGGCAGATCGATCGGCGATCGCTCGGCTACGTCCGGCGGCCGCGTCTGTCGATGCCGCTCTTCGCCGCCCGCGGCGCCGCGCGGCTGCACCATGAAGTTCGACGCGCGCTGCCATCGCCCGGCCGGCGCGCGCGCTTCGCCGCGACGCACCTGGGCCGGGCGCTTCGCTACCCGGTCTCGCCGGCGCACATGGCCGACTGCGTGCGTGCCTGGACGTCGACGGACCTTGCCGCCTGCTGCGGCCGGATCACCGCGCCCACCCTCGTCATCACCGGGGAGCCGGCGCTCGACCTCGTGGTCCCGGTTTCCAGCTCGCTGGACTATCTCGAGTTGCTGCCGGAGGTGCGGCACGTCACGCTCGAACGGACGGGCCACCTCGGCCTCGTCCTGCGGCCGCGCGACTTCGCCGCGCTCGTGACAGACTTCGTAGACGACGGGACGCGTCAGGCGCGTCAGGATTCGACCGGGAGGCCCAGAGAACGGTGCACGTGA
- a CDS encoding alpha/beta hydrolase: MNLAGPAGPLEALLDGPGRHDAADDDRPAPRAAAVLAHPHPLQGGTMHTKAVFQAAKGLRRIGCAVLRFNFRGVGQSGGAFDEGRGEREDFSAALTFMADRYPGTPLWAGGFSFGSWVAMETGARDPRVSALIGIAPPVTKPGYSFDATLETTKPKFLVQGSLDAVCPVKDLWAFYARLHEPKELVIIDGASHLFEGKTVEVGEALEDLLGDFD, translated from the coding sequence GTGAACCTCGCAGGACCGGCCGGCCCGCTCGAGGCGCTGCTCGACGGTCCGGGCCGCCACGACGCCGCGGACGACGACCGCCCCGCGCCTCGAGCCGCGGCGGTGCTCGCCCATCCGCACCCGCTCCAGGGCGGCACGATGCACACCAAGGCGGTCTTCCAGGCGGCCAAGGGGCTCCGCCGCATCGGGTGCGCCGTGCTGCGGTTCAACTTCCGCGGCGTCGGGCAGAGCGGCGGTGCCTTCGACGAAGGACGCGGCGAGCGCGAGGACTTCTCCGCCGCGCTCACGTTCATGGCCGATCGATATCCCGGAACGCCGCTCTGGGCCGGCGGGTTCTCGTTCGGATCGTGGGTGGCGATGGAGACCGGCGCGCGCGACCCACGCGTGTCGGCGCTCATCGGCATCGCACCGCCCGTGACGAAGCCTGGCTACTCGTTCGACGCGACGCTCGAGACGACGAAGCCGAAGTTCCTCGTGCAGGGCAGCCTCGACGCCGTCTGCCCGGTCAAAGACCTGTGGGCGTTCTACGCGCGGCTGCACGAGCCGAAGGAACTGGTGATCATCGACGGCGCGAGCCATCTCTTCGAAGGGAAGACGGTCGAGGTCGGCGAGGCGCTGGAAGACCTGTTGGGAGACTTCGACTGA
- a CDS encoding DUF1684 domain-containing protein produces MSRALAARLLFAALAAGAAVRCTSGPPPPSEGQPYEQRVLEARRHKDDEFKAAANPNSPIPKDRRASFAGLSYYPVSPEYRVPAALTETVSNPPVVIALPNSAHELEQKVKVGTLAFALGGTTYRLSAFGERVGRVERLWVPFRDLTSGIETYGGGRYLDLERTATGLYDLDFNRAYHPYCVYDTSWVCPYPPSENRLPVAIRAGERLPESTGPGGTGN; encoded by the coding sequence ATGTCGCGCGCCCTCGCCGCCCGCCTGCTCTTCGCCGCGCTCGCCGCCGGCGCCGCCGTGCGCTGCACCTCCGGTCCGCCGCCGCCGTCCGAAGGCCAGCCGTACGAACAGCGCGTCCTGGAAGCGCGCCGGCACAAGGACGATGAGTTCAAGGCGGCCGCGAACCCGAACTCGCCGATTCCGAAGGACCGGCGCGCGTCCTTCGCCGGCCTGAGCTACTACCCGGTCTCGCCGGAGTACCGCGTGCCCGCGGCGCTCACCGAGACGGTCTCGAACCCGCCGGTCGTCATCGCGCTGCCGAACTCGGCACACGAGCTGGAACAGAAGGTCAAGGTGGGCACGCTCGCGTTCGCGCTGGGCGGCACGACGTATCGGCTCTCGGCGTTCGGCGAACGCGTCGGCCGCGTGGAACGGCTGTGGGTGCCGTTCCGTGATTTGACGAGCGGCATCGAAACGTACGGCGGCGGCCGATATCTCGACCTCGAGCGCACGGCGACGGGTCTCTACGATCTGGACTTCAACCGCGCGTACCACCCGTACTGCGTGTACGACACGAGCTGGGTCTGTCCCTATCCGCCCAGTGAGAACCGGCTGCCGGTGGCGATTCGCGCCGGCGAGCGCCTGCCGGAGTCGACCGGGCCGGGCGGGACGGGGAATTGA